The following are encoded in a window of Lactobacillus acidophilus genomic DNA:
- a CDS encoding DUF6176 family protein, with protein MVQIELTRFRIKKGKEEKAQEWMDFLNSHSEDTVATMKNEKMYVENVFKEENSDGYTYFYWYSVQGENGKAVEESDSYIDKKHIEYWDECIDDAYHPVDMMLEESLIAPAIQKIIEKEG; from the coding sequence ATGGTTCAAATTGAATTAACACGATTTCGAATTAAAAAGGGGAAGGAAGAAAAAGCACAAGAATGGATGGATTTTTTAAACAGTCATTCCGAGGATACTGTAGCTACAATGAAGAATGAAAAGATGTATGTCGAAAATGTCTTTAAGGAAGAAAATTCAGACGGATATACATATTTTTATTGGTATTCAGTACAAGGCGAGAATGGAAAAGCAGTAGAAGAATCAGATAGTTACATTGATAAGAAGCATATTGAATATTGGGATGAGTGTATCGATGATGCTTATCATCCAGTAGATATGATGTTAGAAGAAAGTTTGATTGCTCCTGCGATTCAGAAGATTATTGAGAAAGAAGGCTAA
- a CDS encoding NUDIX hydrolase N-terminal domain-containing protein produces MKDIDQFTKWATDLQSIAQAGLRYGKDVFDLERYEQIRKIAGEMMEAKTGLPKEKIRTLFLGDEGYQTPKIETRAAIFKDDKILLVRERMAQQWSLPGGWNDYDQTTAQNCAKEAREESGRIVKPVKLIAVQDRNHHNKPILATNVTKVFYLCEEQGGEFVPNDETDTCDYFALDNLPELSIDRNTKEQIEMCFKASKDPNWKTIFE; encoded by the coding sequence ATGAAAGATATCGATCAATTCACTAAGTGGGCAACAGATTTACAAAGTATTGCTCAAGCAGGATTACGTTATGGTAAAGATGTATTCGACCTTGAGCGGTATGAGCAGATTCGTAAAATTGCCGGTGAAATGATGGAGGCAAAAACTGGTCTTCCTAAAGAAAAGATTAGGACATTATTTTTAGGAGATGAAGGATACCAAACACCTAAAATTGAAACTCGGGCCGCGATTTTTAAAGATGACAAGATTCTTTTGGTTAGAGAAAGAATGGCACAACAATGGTCACTTCCAGGTGGTTGGAACGATTATGATCAAACTACTGCTCAAAACTGTGCCAAGGAAGCTCGAGAAGAATCTGGTCGAATCGTTAAGCCAGTTAAGTTGATTGCTGTTCAAGATAGAAATCATCATAATAAACCAATTTTGGCTACTAATGTGACGAAGGTCTTCTACTTGTGTGAAGAGCAAGGTGGAGAATTTGTGCCAAATGATGAGACTGATACATGTGATTACTTTGCATTAGACAATTTGCCAGAGTTGTCAATTGATCGTAATACTAAGGAACAAATCGAGATGTGCTTTAAGGCAAGTAAGGATCCTAATTGGAAAACAATTTTTGAATAG
- a CDS encoding histidine phosphatase family protein: protein MRLLVVRHGQSEADILKVCEGRADFSLTKLGHEQVEKTAEYISENYKVDKIYSSTLKRAMQTAEHVAKKTNLKVNLEDKLQEFNNGLRAGMNYKLAYEKYPNIPAAIHESHYQQESELEFRMRAEYVLSQITSENDPTSTTVIVSHGGMIMRLFQAFLQLPIGSNVKLITGDAGIHDWSIENEQKFINYSNFCPFLSN, encoded by the coding sequence ATGCGATTATTAGTAGTTAGACATGGTCAAAGTGAAGCCGATATATTAAAAGTATGTGAAGGTCGAGCAGATTTTTCTTTGACAAAATTAGGGCATGAACAAGTAGAAAAAACTGCAGAGTATATTTCAGAAAACTACAAAGTAGATAAGATTTATTCAAGTACTTTAAAACGAGCTATGCAAACCGCAGAACACGTAGCGAAGAAAACAAATCTTAAAGTTAATTTAGAAGATAAATTGCAGGAATTTAATAACGGTTTAAGAGCGGGGATGAATTATAAATTGGCTTATGAAAAATATCCTAATATACCTGCTGCAATACATGAATCACATTATCAGCAAGAAAGTGAACTTGAATTTAGGATGAGGGCCGAGTATGTTCTCTCACAAATCACTAGTGAAAATGATCCTACTTCAACAACTGTAATAGTTAGTCATGGTGGAATGATTATGCGATTATTTCAAGCCTTTCTTCAATTACCAATAGGATCTAATGTTAAGTTAATTACCGGAGATGCTGGGATTCATGACTGGTCAATTGAAAATGAACAAAAGTTTATAAACTATTCTAATTTTTGTCCATTTTTATCGAATTAA
- a CDS encoding alpha/beta fold hydrolase gives MKRKEVETEFGKINIAYKEGKPLIVYLNGFGSFDTAQSFQKVIDSLPNNYGVFAPDYLNSGFSDKSLKNYTIIDEANQLAKIINNVKANKVIILAHSIGGVYAMQMKDKVNNLKAFIGIEPTTREIILNPPKEKNYIEKSKSIDKLEKQIKNDLARILTPEENEEFWNTTEQNAAKFDEKDNQNAQSSLENDSYWKSDMRMDDDIPSIIITEEYREEEYKRSEYHTSNPKSKIISLGDYHYIHFEYPEKITDIVGDIIEIV, from the coding sequence ATGAAAAGAAAAGAAGTTGAAACTGAATTTGGCAAAATTAATATTGCATATAAAGAGGGTAAACCACTAATTGTTTATTTAAATGGTTTTGGTAGTTTCGATACAGCACAATCATTTCAAAAGGTAATTGATTCTTTACCAAATAACTACGGGGTATTTGCTCCAGATTATTTAAATAGTGGATTTAGTGATAAATCATTGAAAAACTACACCATCATAGATGAAGCAAATCAATTAGCTAAAATCATTAATAACGTGAAGGCAAACAAAGTAATTATTTTAGCTCATAGTATCGGTGGTGTTTATGCTATGCAAATGAAAGATAAAGTTAACAACTTAAAGGCTTTTATTGGTATTGAACCTACTACTAGAGAAATAATTTTAAATCCACCAAAAGAAAAAAACTATATCGAAAAAAGTAAATCCATTGATAAACTAGAAAAGCAGATTAAAAATGATCTAGCTAGAATTCTTACTCCTGAGGAAAATGAAGAGTTTTGGAATACTACAGAACAAAATGCTGCGAAATTTGATGAGAAAGACAACCAAAATGCTCAAAGTTCTCTAGAAAACGATTCATATTGGAAGAGTGACATGAGAATGGATGATGATATTCCTAGCATAATTATTACTGAAGAATATCGTGAAGAAGAGTATAAACGTTCTGAATATCATACTAGCAATCCAAAATCTAAAATAATTTCTCTGGGAGATTATCATTATATTCATTTTGAGTATCCAGAGAAGATTACCGATATAGTTGGAGATATCATTGAAATAGTATAG
- a CDS encoding nucleoside phosphorylase, with product MKEERYILQKDSNPKAIIEPNYENHPFRFHPTLLFAFVPKEDIDNFLKEIPHKVLGNYDTISFQPDIYEIERRGKYFTLCQAPLGAPAATQLLDWLISYGVKKVLAFGNAGAITNLPENAMFIPTKAIRDEGTSFHYLEDSLTVDLRSHFLSKIEEQLDKLNLKYDEITTWTTDGFFREIPKKVAQFRQLGANTVEMECSALAACAKFRKVDFVQILFTADTLANEKDYDPRNGGTASHRRGLDICFEILKRL from the coding sequence ATGAAAGAAGAGCGGTATATTTTACAAAAGGATAGTAATCCCAAGGCCATCATTGAACCTAATTATGAAAATCACCCTTTTCGATTTCACCCTACATTGCTATTTGCTTTTGTCCCTAAGGAGGATATAGACAACTTTTTGAAAGAAATTCCACATAAAGTGTTAGGTAATTACGATACTATTTCTTTTCAACCTGATATTTATGAAATTGAAAGAAGGGGTAAATATTTTACGTTATGTCAAGCACCACTAGGAGCACCTGCAGCAACACAACTTTTAGATTGGCTAATAAGTTATGGTGTCAAAAAGGTGTTAGCCTTTGGCAATGCTGGAGCGATAACCAATTTACCAGAAAATGCGATGTTTATTCCAACTAAAGCTATTAGAGATGAAGGGACTTCTTTTCATTATTTGGAAGATAGTCTAACAGTTGATTTGAGGTCTCATTTTTTAAGCAAAATAGAAGAACAACTTGATAAGTTAAATCTAAAGTATGATGAAATAACAACTTGGACAACAGACGGATTCTTCAGAGAAATACCTAAAAAGGTTGCACAATTTCGACAATTAGGGGCCAACACAGTAGAAATGGAATGCTCAGCATTGGCTGCATGTGCTAAGTTTAGAAAAGTTGACTTCGTTCAAATCTTATTTACTGCTGATACTTTAGCAAATGAAAAAGATTATGATCCACGAAACGGAGGTACGGCTTCGCATCGTCGAGGGTTAGATATTTGTTTTGAAATATTGAAAAGACTATAG
- a CDS encoding MFS transporter translates to MKVKSINFKIAVLFLAFTAVFTLFRSSMSGIFSLFYARNGILNVNISSIKSFQNIGIMVGLLPAGWLADRIGRLKVLALSSIVIASSFLILILFRNFLFFSLAELLYGIGLALNSGTLIAYITDLQESNHISPNSQLMGMQVIILNLTTLIGGNIGTWLFAIDVAFCNKRYCTHLVCTDWLRIISSVYFYCDKSFIFF, encoded by the coding sequence ATGAAGGTAAAAAGTATAAATTTTAAAATTGCAGTTTTATTTTTAGCTTTTACAGCAGTGTTTACGCTATTCCGATCATCAATGTCAGGTATATTTTCATTATTCTATGCTAGAAATGGTATCCTAAATGTGAATATTAGTTCGATAAAATCGTTTCAGAATATTGGTATTATGGTTGGATTGCTTCCAGCAGGATGGCTGGCAGATAGAATTGGTAGATTAAAAGTTCTAGCTTTGTCTTCTATAGTTATTGCTAGCAGTTTTTTGATTCTTATTCTTTTTAGGAACTTTTTGTTCTTCTCTTTAGCAGAGTTGCTATATGGAATTGGACTTGCACTGAATTCGGGAACTTTAATTGCTTATATAACTGATTTACAAGAATCTAATCATATATCTCCTAATAGCCAATTAATGGGGATGCAAGTTATTATTTTGAATTTAACAACATTAATAGGTGGAAACATTGGGACGTGGCTTTTTGCAATAGACGTGGCTTTTTGCAATAAAAGATACTGCACCCATTTGGTTTGCACTGATTGGCTTAGGATTATATCCAGTGTTTATTTTTATTGTGATAAAAGTTTTATCTTTTTCTGA
- a CDS encoding YvrJ family protein, with translation MTQEIIKYVLEQASGVVIALVLLIRIESKLDSLTSAIMHLSDNKA, from the coding sequence ATGACGCAAGAAATCATCAAATACGTACTGGAACAGGCATCTGGCGTGGTAATTGCCCTAGTCCTGCTTATACGTATTGAGAGTAAATTGGACAGTCTAACTTCAGCAATCATGCACCTTTCGGATAATAAGGCTTAA
- a CDS encoding nucleoside phosphorylase, translating into MNQQPFILDFDNDQNAVLEPDFENLPYHFHSRLLYAFVPKEKIDVFLDQYPHRTLGSFRTISFRPKIYEVKIKDEYFTLCQAPLGAPAATKLLDWLINYGVKRVLAIGNAGALVDLPENTMLLPSRAIRGEGTSFYYLKPSQFIKINRNYLTQVEKAILNLGFKYDEITTWTTDGFFRETSKKVAQFRQLGASTVEMECAALAACSQFRKVDFAQLLFTGDSLAKMENYDRRNWGRKSYSMGLEIGAKVLINLNEE; encoded by the coding sequence ATGAATCAACAACCATTCATCTTAGACTTTGACAATGATCAAAATGCAGTGCTTGAACCAGATTTTGAAAATTTACCATATCATTTTCATTCAAGATTACTTTATGCATTTGTTCCTAAAGAAAAAATCGATGTTTTCTTAGATCAATATCCGCATCGTACCTTAGGAAGCTTTCGAACTATTTCATTTAGACCCAAAATCTATGAAGTTAAAATTAAAGATGAATATTTTACGTTATGTCAAGCACCGCTGGGAGCACCTGCAGCTACTAAATTGCTAGATTGGTTAATTAACTATGGTGTGAAGAGAGTTTTAGCCATAGGAAATGCAGGTGCATTGGTAGATTTGCCAGAAAATACAATGCTTTTGCCTAGTCGTGCAATTCGTGGTGAGGGGACTTCCTTTTATTATTTAAAACCTAGTCAATTTATAAAAATAAACCGTAATTATTTAACTCAAGTCGAAAAAGCTATTCTAAATTTAGGTTTCAAATATGATGAAATTACTACTTGGACAACAGATGGATTTTTTAGGGAAACATCTAAAAAGGTTGCACAATTTCGTCAACTGGGGGCCAGCACAGTAGAAATGGAATGCGCTGCATTAGCTGCGTGTTCTCAATTTAGAAAAGTAGATTTTGCTCAGTTGCTATTTACGGGAGATTCTTTAGCTAAAATGGAGAATTATGATAGACGAAATTGGGGACGTAAGTCGTACAGCATGGGTTTAGAAATTGGAGCTAAAGTTCTCATTAATTTGAACGAAGAATAA
- a CDS encoding MFS transporter translates to MFIFIVIKVLSFSDNKAMNKQQTNNIKNIVGFFRKRNFWILLLLNVDYDCGTQFILIYWSIIYVEKFGFNLSVVYTLFMFALILGSSIFNKLSVLANTKSITILNITCMILAFILSGIIENKYLSLILFLLIELLMGMMSGQISATSNEVIYGESNKSTMLSTVSFIAEILVSFSLFISNAIMKIAGNLKVMFFVSAAYFSITLLIIPLIKQRE, encoded by the coding sequence GTGTTTATTTTTATTGTGATAAAAGTTTTATCTTTTTCTGATAATAAAGCAATGAATAAACAGCAAACTAATAATATTAAAAATATTGTTGGTTTCTTTAGAAAAAGAAACTTCTGGATATTATTGTTGTTAAATGTTGACTATGATTGTGGAACACAGTTTATTTTAATATATTGGTCAATTATCTATGTTGAAAAATTTGGCTTTAATTTATCTGTTGTGTACACCTTATTTATGTTTGCGCTTATTTTAGGTTCAAGTATATTTAATAAATTGTCTGTATTAGCAAATACAAAGAGTATTACAATTTTAAATATTACATGTATGATCTTAGCATTTATTTTAAGCGGGATTATAGAAAATAAATATTTATCGTTAATTCTTTTTCTATTGATTGAATTATTGATGGGAATGATGTCAGGGCAAATCTCTGCTACTAGTAATGAAGTAATTTATGGAGAAAGTAATAAATCAACTATGCTTTCTACAGTTTCGTTTATTGCCGAAATTTTAGTTAGCTTCTCTTTATTTATAAGTAATGCAATTATGAAAATTGCTGGTAATTTAAAAGTGATGTTTTTTGTGTCAGCGGCTTATTTTAGTATTACTTTATTGATTATTCCTTTGATAAAACAAAGAGAATAA
- a CDS encoding HAD family hydrolase, with translation MLKNIIFDFGNVLIDYDSDKILDHYDVNDDERAIFKKNIFGSKEWLEVDAGEITEDEATEIFKRKLPEELHPKIEKIMTMWPKEVIYFPEMLTFMKDMRQKGYHMFALSNTGMRFANYLMRTDYGKYFEGEVFSATEKLMKPDQKIYQVLLNRYDLIPDECLFIDDRPENTETAQKLGMHDFTFNIKKLPELKTYIDELK, from the coding sequence ATGCTGAAAAACATAATTTTTGACTTTGGAAATGTATTAATTGATTACGATTCTGATAAGATTCTTGACCACTATGATGTAAATGACGACGAACGTGCTATTTTTAAGAAAAATATCTTTGGTTCAAAAGAATGGCTTGAAGTTGATGCAGGGGAGATAACTGAAGATGAAGCTACTGAGATATTCAAAAGAAAACTCCCAGAAGAATTGCATCCCAAGATTGAAAAGATCATGACTATGTGGCCTAAAGAAGTGATCTATTTCCCTGAAATGTTGACTTTCATGAAGGATATGCGCCAAAAGGGCTATCACATGTTTGCTTTATCTAACACGGGGATGCGATTTGCTAATTACTTAATGAGGACCGACTATGGTAAATACTTCGAAGGCGAAGTTTTCTCAGCGACGGAGAAGCTAATGAAGCCAGATCAAAAGATTTATCAAGTTTTGCTGAATAGATATGATTTGATTCCTGATGAGTGTCTCTTTATCGATGATCGTCCAGAGAATACGGAAACTGCGCAGAAGTTGGGGATGCATGACTTTACTTTTAATATCAAGAAGCTTCCTGAGTTGAAAACCTATATTGATGAATTGAAGTAA
- a CDS encoding GNAT family N-acetyltransferase, with product MRPFTLYSFDVNKHSISLVLPETWQAPALFEQLEKNHVQFSKYLKWANSIDTVQKETESIKIFQQKMVDDTAFNLVILIDEKPAGMIDLHQLTPESGEVGYWLSGDYQHLGIMTKCVEFLVDYSFAQLKLNYLLLRTAQDNLASQNVALRTGFKYEKDDELGMKVFKKRVK from the coding sequence ATGAGACCATTTACTCTATATAGTTTTGATGTTAATAAACATTCAATCTCATTAGTGTTACCAGAAACTTGGCAAGCACCTGCTTTATTTGAACAATTAGAAAAGAATCATGTGCAATTTTCAAAATATCTAAAATGGGCTAATAGTATAGATACTGTTCAAAAAGAAACTGAATCAATTAAAATTTTTCAGCAAAAAATGGTAGATGACACAGCATTCAACTTAGTAATTTTGATTGACGAAAAGCCAGCAGGGATGATTGATTTACATCAATTAACTCCTGAATCTGGTGAGGTAGGATATTGGCTTTCAGGTGATTATCAACATTTAGGAATTATGACTAAATGTGTTGAATTTTTAGTTGATTATTCATTCGCACAATTAAAGTTGAATTACCTGCTTTTGCGAACTGCGCAGGACAATTTGGCTAGTCAAAATGTTGCTTTGCGAACCGGTTTTAAGTATGAAAAAGATGATGAACTAGGCATGAAAGTATTTAAAAAGAGGGTTAAGTAA
- a CDS encoding HIT family protein: protein MCLICDRIKMIKINQNKFFVKELKTGYVVLGDNQHFKGYTLFLYKEHENELYQLEPNEKLNFLEEMSLVGEAVSKAFECEKMNYELLGNGDSHLHWHLFPRISGDLGEYGYYGKGPVWWYPREKMYSTDNEPTDEELEKLKQRLNVELDRLFYEK, encoded by the coding sequence ATGTGCTTAATTTGTGATCGAATTAAAATGATTAAAATTAATCAAAATAAATTCTTTGTAAAAGAATTGAAAACAGGTTATGTAGTACTAGGAGATAATCAACATTTTAAAGGTTACACTTTGTTTCTTTACAAAGAACATGAAAATGAATTATATCAATTAGAGCCGAATGAAAAATTAAATTTCTTAGAAGAAATGTCATTAGTGGGGGAAGCTGTATCAAAAGCCTTTGAATGTGAAAAAATGAATTATGAATTATTAGGAAATGGTGATTCACATCTGCATTGGCATTTATTTCCAAGAATTAGCGGAGATTTAGGGGAATATGGCTATTACGGTAAAGGGCCGGTATGGTGGTATCCACGAGAAAAAATGTATAGCACTGATAACGAACCAACTGATGAAGAACTTGAAAAGTTAAAACAAAGGCTAAACGTTGAATTAGATAGATTATTTTATGAAAAATAA